The DNA region CGGAGCAATGAGATCTCTTCCCACATCAGTTCCATCTACTTTATTTCCTGCATAGACAGTTGCTTCCTTCTTTGTAAAGCTTCTTTCGGCGATCTTTTCATTATTAATGTAAAGCGCTTCAGTCCCTGCAATTTCATTAGCATCACCACCATTAAAATTGTAGTCAAATCGGAATACTGACTTTCCTTTAGGAAGTGGCTTATCTGACACAAGGTGAGCAATCTGATTGTTGGACCTATGAGCGAACAGCAACTTACCTTCTTTTATAAAAAGGCTTATTCCATTATTTTCACCTCCAAGAGCAAACAAAACACCTTCTTCTTTACCAGTTACCAATTCTACTTCTGCTTTAACACTAAATGATTTACCATCATATAAAGGATTGCTCACTCCGACAAGATGATCAACTCCTGGATACAATGTAATCACAGATGATTTCCCATATATACTTCTGCCTTCAGGCATGTTATGAGCAGTAAAGTCCTTCAATGGAAATACATTGTACTTCTTCGCTTCTTCATCAAACAGAGCCTGTAATTCCTTCAGCTTTTCCGGATGTTTTGAAGCAAGGTTGATTCTCTCATTAAAGTCTTCGTTCAGATTATACAACTCCCATACATCCTTGCTGAAATCAATTTTCTTTCCTGACGGGTCTGCTTTTTCACCAATGTTGATAGTCTCCCCTATCTCGTGATGTGCACCGGCCTTCCAGCCATCCTTGTATATTGCCCTGGAACCGGCAATCTCATAATACTGTACAGTATGACGTGATTGAGCTTTTGCATTTTCCACAGAATATGCAAGACTGACCCCTTCTACAGCTTTCTGCTTGTATCCGTTAATTACCTCCGGCACTTCTGCTTTCGCAAGCTCTAAGGTTGTAGGCAACACATCAATAACATGTCCGTACTGATGTCTGATACCTCCTTTATCTTTAATGATTTTAGGATAGGAAATAATAAGAGGATTACGTGTACCTCCTTCCGTATTAGCATCAGCTTTCCAGTATCTGAATGGAGTATTGGTTGCCATTGCCAAACCTATAGGATAATCAGTACTTGATTCATCAGTACCTATGATGTCGCGGGCATTTAATATCGCATCAATACGCTCTTCACCTTTCAACTTGTTTATCTGAGGATTAACAGTACCATATTGAGTTCCTCCTTTGCTGGCTCCGTTGTCACCCAGAACAATGGCAATCAGCGTATTATCCAACTGATCGATCTGCTCTAAATAATTGATGATTCTACCAATCTCATAATCAGTATAGGAATAAAAAGCAGCATATACTTCCATGAAATGAGCGTAAGCCTTCCTCTCCTTTTCAGACAAATCTTTCCAGGCTTTTACATTCGGATTGCATTCAGGCAAGACAGTATTGGCAGGAATAATGCCCAGCTTTTTTTGTCTTTCGATTACAACTTTTCTATACTCATCCCAGCCAAGATCAAATTTACCTTTGTATTTATCTATCCACTCCTTTGCTACCTGATGAGGGGAATGAGTAGCGCCAGTCGCAAGGTACAGAAAGAAAGGTTTTTCAGGATCTGAAGATTTCTGATTTGCAATGTATTTAATTGCTTTATCAGCTAATAACTCATTTAAGTGTTTTGTATTCGGCTCTATGCTTAACTTAGTCTGATCTTCCCATAACTCAGGATGCCACTGATCAGTAGCTCCCGGATGAAAACCATAAAAGTGATCAAAGCCTCTTCCTGTAGGCCATCTGTTGAATGGTCCTGCCTGAGAATTTTCCACAACAGGAGTT from Sporocytophaga myxococcoides includes:
- a CDS encoding arylsulfatase → MSNHLKTKGAAFIASLFLTLPSFGQYSPEQKFEGEIGKTLPESVPYKIQFNKKASPDAPNIVWILIDDAGFGATTPFGGLVETPNIERIANNGLKFTNFHTTAICSPTRAALLTGRNHHSVHVGLLTPAAIDFPGYDTRIPFEKATVAEILRENGYNTFALGKWHLTPVVENSQAGPFNRWPTGRGFDHFYGFHPGATDQWHPELWEDQTKLSIEPNTKHLNELLADKAIKYIANQKSSDPEKPFFLYLATGATHSPHQVAKEWIDKYKGKFDLGWDEYRKVVIERQKKLGIIPANTVLPECNPNVKAWKDLSEKERKAYAHFMEVYAAFYSYTDYEIGRIINYLEQIDQLDNTLIAIVLGDNGASKGGTQYGTVNPQINKLKGEERIDAILNARDIIGTDESSTDYPIGLAMATNTPFRYWKADANTEGGTRNPLIISYPKIIKDKGGIRHQYGHVIDVLPTTLELAKAEVPEVINGYKQKAVEGVSLAYSVENAKAQSRHTVQYYEIAGSRAIYKDGWKAGAHHEIGETINIGEKADPSGKKIDFSKDVWELYNLNEDFNERINLASKHPEKLKELQALFDEEAKKYNVFPLKDFTAHNMPEGRSIYGKSSVITLYPGVDHLVGVSNPLYDGKSFSVKAEVELVTGKEEGVLFALGGENNGISLFIKEGKLLFAHRSNNQIAHLVSDKPLPKGKSVFRFDYNFNGGDANEIAGTEALYINNEKIAERSFTKKEATVYAGNKVDGTDVGRDLIAPVSDRYQVPFDFNGKLKKVVIEFAKKDKITISEEK